Proteins from a single region of Crassaminicella profunda:
- a CDS encoding ECF transporter S component: MHKMNVKQLTITGLMAALVLVGTMLIQVPTPTKGYIHIGDSMVYLSGILLGPIAGSLAAGIGSLFADVFSGYFIYAPATFVIKGLEALAIGYIYHKIVTIDTSISKKIIIFVFSVVVGGMIMVLGYLAYESILYGFATAVLGVVGNITQAVGGGVLAAPLMIALDKIKLFQKLKENYKQG; this comes from the coding sequence ATGCATAAAATGAATGTAAAACAATTAACGATTACAGGATTAATGGCAGCTTTAGTATTAGTAGGTACAATGCTAATACAAGTGCCAACGCCAACGAAAGGATATATTCATATTGGTGATAGTATGGTATATCTTAGTGGTATTTTATTAGGGCCGATAGCTGGAAGTCTTGCTGCAGGAATAGGATCTCTTTTTGCAGATGTTTTTTCTGGATATTTTATTTATGCTCCTGCTACTTTTGTTATTAAAGGTTTGGAGGCTTTAGCTATAGGGTATATCTATCATAAGATAGTAACAATAGATACAAGTATTTCAAAAAAAATTATTATATTTGTTTTTTCGGTGGTAGTAGGAGGAATGATTATGGTTCTTGGATATTTAGCTTATGAAAGTATATTGTATGGTTTTGCTACGGCTGTATTAGGGGTTGTTGGTAATATTACTCAAGCAGTAGGCGGCGGTGTTTTAGCAGCACCACTGATGATTGCTTTAGATAAAATAAAATTATTTCAAAAACTAAAAGAAAATTATAAACAAGGATAA
- a CDS encoding DNA internalization-related competence protein ComEC/Rec2: protein MRRPILIVTAFYVLGILLQHIVCMSYETMIYIFFINIIVGIFIYRKGFVVVLFSIILLLGSLNFKVNNEYEGQLESFFEKKLYVIGDVIDVSYKYKERIVMTLKVEAIVMDGKKYRLSRKIYAKLKGQNDGFKSAIGKRIGVYGTLLEPQKRRNPKMFDYNMYLKGKNIYGILYGDVKRIEIIGKGNISFVIKKANRIKNKIVLIISKVLPKKEGGIFLGILLGDKDNLDQNIYTTFKKVGVAHILAVSGLHVGILYMYIQKLLKDFSITIRTFIILAILSFYVIITGYAPSVLRATSMTIILVLAPLFNRRYDSLSAIATAGLIFLIVNPLYLFDTGFQLSFIAAFVIILFYKPILHKLKFIPESIRQILSVSMAAQIGIIPVVAYHFNYISLGAFIVNIPIVIIVSFIVPIGLIMIMIGFISISMASVLGWLVSILIRVMVALSEFIEAIPFSNVEVVSPSFYFIFFYYAFFMIWVIGDKKIKDYSMNKRKGMGIVIGVYVTIAFSLYLLPGKMEITFVDVGQGDCILIKTPMKKNILIDGGGSLQNRIDIGEDILVPFLRKNGISCIDLMILSHIHKDHIGGLISVLDHLRVKTFIMGTDYYQSEDFKTLKEKCIKQKTKIYQCLKNDKIKIEKNVNLKFIHPGKSLVMSSGDDINNNSLITLMEYKGYNLLFTGDVEAEGEQEILRSYPKLSVDVLKVAHHGSNSSSTDAFLGLVRPKVAVIQVGKNLHGHPHKNVLERLKEKNTAVFRNDQDGAVIVTLDKQRIGIKTMLHE, encoded by the coding sequence GTGAGAAGACCTATTTTAATAGTAACAGCATTCTATGTTTTAGGAATCTTATTGCAACATATAGTTTGTATGTCTTATGAGACAATGATATATATTTTTTTTATAAATATTATTGTTGGAATTTTTATATACAGGAAAGGTTTTGTTGTTGTTTTATTTTCTATTATATTATTATTGGGATCTTTAAATTTCAAGGTAAATAATGAATATGAGGGACAATTGGAATCATTCTTTGAAAAAAAACTATATGTTATTGGCGATGTAATAGATGTTTCTTATAAATATAAAGAACGAATAGTCATGACATTAAAGGTAGAAGCAATTGTAATGGATGGAAAAAAATATAGACTTTCTAGAAAAATATATGCAAAACTTAAAGGACAAAATGATGGGTTTAAATCCGCCATAGGAAAACGAATTGGCGTTTATGGAACACTTTTAGAACCTCAGAAAAGACGAAATCCTAAAATGTTTGATTACAATATGTATCTAAAGGGCAAAAACATTTATGGAATTTTATATGGAGATGTTAAAAGAATAGAGATCATTGGAAAGGGCAACATATCTTTTGTGATAAAAAAAGCAAATAGAATAAAAAACAAGATTGTTCTTATCATTTCTAAGGTTTTGCCTAAGAAGGAAGGTGGAATCTTTTTAGGAATTCTTCTAGGAGATAAAGACAATTTAGATCAAAATATATATACAACCTTTAAAAAAGTAGGGGTTGCCCATATATTGGCAGTATCAGGGCTTCATGTAGGGATTCTTTATATGTATATTCAAAAGTTGCTAAAGGATTTTTCTATAACCATAAGAACATTTATTATATTGGCCATTTTGAGTTTTTATGTTATCATTACTGGATATGCCCCTTCTGTTTTACGGGCTACAAGCATGACTATTATATTAGTTTTAGCACCACTTTTTAATAGAAGATATGATTCATTATCGGCTATTGCTACTGCCGGATTAATATTTTTAATTGTAAATCCTTTGTATCTATTTGATACAGGATTTCAACTTTCTTTTATAGCAGCATTTGTGATTATTCTTTTCTACAAACCAATTTTACATAAATTAAAATTTATACCTGAATCTATTAGGCAAATTTTATCTGTATCTATGGCTGCTCAAATAGGAATTATTCCTGTTGTAGCATATCATTTTAATTACATATCTTTAGGTGCGTTTATTGTAAATATACCTATTGTAATCATTGTAAGTTTTATTGTACCCATAGGACTTATAATGATTATGATTGGATTTATTAGCATATCTATGGCATCTGTTTTGGGATGGCTTGTCTCTATTTTAATAAGAGTTATGGTCGCTTTATCTGAGTTTATAGAAGCTATACCTTTTTCTAATGTTGAGGTAGTTTCACCAAGTTTTTATTTTATATTTTTTTATTATGCTTTTTTTATGATATGGGTGATAGGAGATAAGAAAATTAAGGATTATTCTATGAACAAAAGGAAAGGAATGGGTATTGTTATTGGCGTATATGTGACAATAGCCTTTTCTTTGTACTTGTTACCTGGTAAAATGGAAATTACATTTGTGGATGTTGGACAAGGAGATTGTATTCTTATTAAGACACCTATGAAGAAAAACATTTTAATAGATGGAGGGGGCAGCCTTCAAAACAGAATAGATATTGGTGAAGATATTCTAGTACCCTTTTTAAGAAAGAATGGTATAAGTTGCATTGATCTAATGATATTATCTCATATTCATAAAGATCATATAGGAGGACTCATCAGTGTGTTAGATCATCTAAGGGTAAAGACTTTTATTATGGGGACAGATTATTATCAATCAGAAGATTTCAAAACGTTGAAAGAAAAATGTATCAAGCAAAAAACAAAGATCTACCAATGTCTAAAAAATGATAAAATAAAAATTGAAAAAAATGTGAATCTGAAATTTATTCATCCTGGAAAGTCTTTAGTTATGTCTAGTGGTGATGATATAAACAACAACTCGTTGATTACATTAATGGAATATAAGGGATATAATTTATTATTTACTGGGGATGTAGAAGCAGAAGGAGAACAGGAGATTTTAAGAAGTTATCCAAAACTCTCTGTAGATGTATTAAAAGTGGCTCACCATGGTAGTAATAGTTCTAGCACGGATGCTTTTTTAGGATTAGTAAGACCAAAAGTTGCTGTCATACAAGTTGGAAAAAACTTACATGGGCATCCACATAAAAACGTATTGGAGCGGTTAAAAGAAAAGAACACAGCAGTATTTAGAAATGATCAGGATGGTGCTGTGATTGTAACTTTAGATAAACAAAGAATAGGAATCAAAACTATGTTACATGAATGA
- the holA gene encoding DNA polymerase III subunit delta has protein sequence MNYKDVLKDLKNGELRNLYLFYGHEYYLIENTLNTIKEKTINKGFEDLNYQFIDGKETDVDAIIHACETLPFMGERRMVLVKDLECFLGKRKNISEEEEARLHKYFTNLPDTTQLFFVATQEIDKRKKIIKVIKKHGEIVAFDKLTEKDIYKWIQKTFKKSNKEIKNKEIAFLLELTGYLDRNSNKNLKDLDNEINKLCSFLGDRVLVTSSDIELLAPKSMENNIFSLVEFIGTKNADRALSFFNDMLIEGESEIKILYMITRQFRYLFQIKLMEKQGYTAMAIGPKLGLRQFVVKKYLKQAMNFDVEMLKKALKTCLHTDESIKKGKMDQRLGIELLITQFGK, from the coding sequence ATGAATTATAAAGATGTTTTAAAGGATTTGAAAAATGGTGAACTGAGGAATTTATATTTGTTTTATGGACATGAATACTATCTTATAGAAAATACCTTAAACACGATAAAAGAAAAAACAATTAATAAAGGATTCGAAGATCTTAACTATCAGTTTATAGATGGGAAAGAGACGGATGTGGATGCAATTATTCATGCCTGTGAGACCCTTCCATTTATGGGGGAGAGGAGAATGGTTCTTGTAAAGGATTTAGAGTGTTTTCTGGGCAAAAGAAAAAATATTAGTGAAGAGGAGGAAGCAAGACTTCATAAATATTTTACAAATCTACCGGATACAACACAACTATTTTTCGTAGCAACCCAAGAAATTGATAAAAGAAAAAAGATTATAAAAGTTATTAAGAAGCATGGGGAAATTGTAGCCTTTGATAAATTAACTGAGAAGGATATCTATAAATGGATTCAAAAAACTTTTAAAAAGAGCAATAAAGAAATTAAAAACAAAGAAATAGCTTTTTTGTTAGAACTTACTGGATATTTAGATAGGAATTCAAATAAGAATCTAAAAGACTTAGATAATGAAATTAATAAACTATGTAGTTTTTTGGGGGATCGAGTTTTAGTGACAAGCAGTGATATTGAACTATTAGCACCTAAATCTATGGAAAATAATATATTCAGCCTTGTAGAGTTTATAGGAACTAAAAATGCGGATAGAGCCCTTTCTTTTTTTAACGATATGTTGATAGAAGGGGAGTCGGAAATAAAGATATTATATATGATTACAAGACAGTTTCGATATTTATTTCAAATAAAGCTAATGGAAAAGCAGGGATATACAGCCATGGCTATAGGGCCAAAATTAGGGCTTAGACAGTTTGTTGTAAAGAAATATTTAAAGCAGGCTATGAATTTTGATGTAGAGATGTTAAAAAAAGCACTTAAGACTTGTCTTCATACAGATGAAAGTATTAAGAAAGGTAAGATGGATCAAAGATTAGGGATAGAACTATTGATTACTCAATTTGGAAAATAA
- the rpsT gene encoding 30S ribosomal protein S20 has protein sequence MANIKSAKKRIKVIDVKTARNRKVKSAVKTAIRRFEEALVAGNVEEAKAKFQFAEKKIMQAAAKGTFHKNNASRKVARLAIKLNKAI, from the coding sequence TTGGCAAACATTAAATCTGCTAAAAAGAGAATTAAAGTTATTGATGTAAAAACAGCTAGAAACAGAAAAGTTAAATCTGCTGTTAAAACTGCAATCAGAAGATTCGAAGAAGCTTTAGTCGCTGGTAATGTAGAAGAGGCAAAAGCTAAGTTCCAATTTGCTGAAAAGAAAATCATGCAAGCTGCTGCAAAAGGAACTTTCCACAAAAATAATGCTTCTAGAAAAGTTGCTAGATTAGCTATCAAATTAAACAAAGCTATATAA
- the gpr gene encoding GPR endopeptidase, translating to MFQIRTDLALETRELYQEKTKQEIPGVQVEQREEDFATITDVKVLNGEGSRIMGKPEGSYITIESRGMKNADADLKDRLSQSLAKELVNLVPKKENFKTLIVGLGNWDITPDALGPQVISKVFVTRHFFEAYKKSEDPTMRPVSAISPGVMGTTGIETVEIIRGVVEKTKPDLVIAIDALASRKMQRVHTTIQISTTGINPGAGVGNKRKELSENTLGVPVLAIGVPTVVDAATLTNDTIKLVVDELSNQASKDSEFYKILKGMSDEDKYGLIKEVLEPYGANVIVTTKDIDMIIRNISQIIANALNIALHPGIDLKDVNRYLQ from the coding sequence ATGTTTCAAATACGAACAGATTTAGCTTTAGAAACAAGAGAATTGTATCAAGAAAAGACAAAACAAGAAATTCCAGGGGTACAAGTAGAGCAAAGAGAAGAGGATTTTGCTACTATTACGGATGTGAAAGTTTTAAATGGAGAAGGCAGTAGGATTATGGGAAAGCCAGAGGGAAGCTATATTACCATTGAATCGCGAGGAATGAAAAATGCCGATGCAGATTTAAAGGATCGTTTAAGTCAATCTTTAGCAAAAGAGTTAGTAAATCTTGTACCTAAAAAGGAGAACTTTAAAACACTTATTGTAGGACTGGGAAACTGGGATATTACGCCAGATGCTTTAGGACCTCAAGTGATATCGAAGGTGTTTGTGACAAGACATTTTTTTGAAGCGTATAAAAAAAGTGAAGATCCAACAATGAGACCAGTGAGTGCTATATCACCAGGGGTAATGGGAACTACAGGAATTGAGACGGTAGAAATTATTCGAGGCGTTGTTGAAAAAACAAAGCCAGATCTTGTCATTGCTATTGATGCTTTAGCATCGAGAAAAATGCAAAGAGTACATACAACGATACAAATATCCACTACTGGAATAAACCCAGGAGCTGGTGTTGGAAATAAGAGAAAGGAATTAAGTGAAAATACTTTAGGAGTACCTGTTTTGGCCATTGGTGTACCTACTGTTGTTGATGCTGCAACCCTGACAAATGACACAATCAAATTAGTTGTAGATGAATTATCTAATCAAGCATCTAAGGATTCGGAATTTTATAAAATTCTAAAAGGAATGAGTGATGAGGACAAATATGGATTGATTAAAGAAGTCCTAGAACCATATGGTGCAAATGTAATTGTTACAACAAAAGATATAGATATGATTATAAGAAATATATCACAAATTATTGCCAATGCTTTAAATATAGCGCTGCATCCTGGGATTGATTTAAAAGATGTCAATCGATATTTACAGTAA
- the spoIIP gene encoding stage II sporulation protein P gives MKIKVIEMKKYYRWIGIFVTCMMCIMSFRILILDTKDIMIAKANGARKGQSVVQANREENIKDRLFIQMLNKTIPLLEVNYEKENGYSHDKTFIKLVLGKIINFDYEDPKTLFKAQISMLKEADDDLAEMDDYKVLKDQGDNIAQNNFENNSLEEVNRNQVVRKTKEIQEVATGSTNVKVENIKKENETTNKNTASIPIVSSAVKTPNKVKLNMSKPVVFVYHTHATESYMPESIGNFHSLNRKFTVRVVGDQLTSYLTHKGYNVIHNDTLHDYPSYQQSYIRSLETLKTNMNKNPSLKIIFDIHRDAAPNNSSARKNSYVVIDGQKVARYSIVVGTGNKNAEKLLTFAEYIKARSDELYPGLAKKTITKPYRFNQFNSDYYALIEIGNTANNIDEAVRTTKYLSQVLDQVIKDIKR, from the coding sequence GTGAAGATTAAAGTAATTGAAATGAAAAAATATTATAGATGGATAGGCATTTTTGTAACTTGTATGATGTGTATCATGTCATTTAGAATTTTGATTTTAGATACTAAGGATATTATGATTGCGAAAGCTAATGGGGCCAGAAAGGGTCAAAGTGTTGTACAAGCTAATAGAGAAGAAAATATAAAGGATCGTTTGTTCATACAAATGTTAAATAAAACTATCCCCCTTTTAGAAGTAAATTATGAAAAAGAAAATGGATATAGTCATGATAAAACATTTATAAAACTTGTTCTAGGAAAAATAATTAATTTTGATTATGAAGATCCTAAAACATTATTTAAAGCACAAATATCTATGTTAAAAGAAGCTGATGATGATTTAGCAGAAATGGATGATTATAAGGTGCTAAAGGATCAGGGAGATAACATAGCACAAAATAATTTTGAAAATAATTCTTTAGAAGAAGTAAATCGTAATCAAGTAGTAAGAAAAACAAAAGAAATTCAAGAAGTAGCAACAGGGTCAACGAATGTAAAAGTAGAAAATATAAAAAAGGAAAATGAGACCACCAATAAAAATACAGCATCTATACCTATTGTAAGTTCTGCTGTTAAAACCCCTAATAAAGTAAAATTGAATATGAGTAAGCCTGTAGTATTTGTATATCATACTCATGCAACTGAATCATATATGCCTGAATCAATAGGGAACTTTCATTCTCTTAATAGAAAATTTACAGTAAGAGTAGTGGGAGATCAATTAACATCTTATTTAACCCATAAAGGCTATAATGTAATACATAATGATACCCTACATGATTATCCATCCTATCAACAATCTTATATACGGTCCCTAGAAACATTAAAAACGAACATGAATAAAAATCCTTCTTTGAAAATAATCTTTGATATTCATAGGGATGCTGCTCCTAATAATAGCAGTGCTAGAAAGAATAGTTATGTAGTGATTGATGGACAAAAAGTTGCAAGATATAGTATCGTTGTGGGTACAGGAAATAAGAATGCAGAAAAATTACTAACATTTGCTGAATATATAAAAGCAAGAAGTGATGAATTATATCCAGGTTTAGCAAAAAAAACGATCACCAAGCCCTATCGATTTAATCAATTTAATTCAGATTATTATGCTCTTATAGAAATTGGAAATACTGCTAATAATATAGATGAGGCTGTTAGGACAACAAAATATTTATCTCAAGTGTTAGATCAAGTGATTAAGGATATAAAAAGATGA
- the lepA gene encoding translation elongation factor 4: protein MSSNRQQKIRNFSIIAHIDHGKSTLADRLIEKTGLLTQREMKDQILDSMDLERERGITIKLQTTRLIYKDQNDEEYVLNLIDTPGHVDFTYEVSRSLAACEGAVLVVDAAQGVEAQTLANVYLALDQDLEIVPVINKIDLPGARPEEVKDEIEDIIGIDASEAPLVSAKAGLNIEQVLETIVKNVPSPTGDEEGILKALIFDSYYDSYKGVVAYVRVKQGTVKPGDKVLMMATGKKFEVNEVGVFTPGPMSVDALKAGDVGYITASIKNVADTQVGDTITSAQNPTKEPLPGYKKVVPMVYCGVYPAEGEKYENVRDALEKLKVNDAALDFEPETSNALGFGFRCGFLGLLHMEIIQERLEREFDLDLITTSPSVIYRITKTDGEVLMIQNPSNLPSTQEIAFMEEPLVDANIMLPNEYVGNIMELCQDRRGSMKNMEYIDERRVSLHYELPLNEVIYDFFDALKSKTRGYGSLDYEFKGYQRSKLVKMDILLNKDVVDAFSMIVHESKAESRGRVVCEKLKEVIPRHMFAIPIQASIGTKVIARETISAMRKDVLAKCYGGDISRKKKLLEKQKEGKKRMRQLGSVEVPQEAFMAVLKYDDKK, encoded by the coding sequence ATGAGCAGTAATCGTCAACAAAAAATACGTAATTTTAGTATTATTGCCCATATTGATCATGGTAAATCTACCCTTGCCGATAGATTGATAGAAAAAACAGGCTTGCTTACACAAAGAGAAATGAAAGATCAAATACTAGATAGTATGGACTTAGAAAGAGAAAGAGGCATAACCATAAAGCTTCAAACAACTCGTCTGATCTATAAGGATCAGAATGATGAAGAATATGTACTAAATTTAATAGATACACCAGGACATGTAGATTTTACCTATGAGGTATCAAGAAGCTTAGCTGCTTGTGAGGGAGCTGTATTGGTAGTAGATGCAGCTCAAGGTGTAGAGGCTCAAACTTTAGCAAATGTTTATTTAGCTCTTGATCAAGATTTGGAAATTGTACCTGTTATTAATAAAATCGATTTACCTGGCGCAAGGCCAGAGGAAGTGAAGGATGAAATAGAAGATATTATTGGTATTGATGCAAGTGAGGCACCATTGGTTTCAGCAAAGGCAGGATTAAATATTGAACAAGTTTTAGAAACCATTGTTAAGAATGTGCCATCTCCTACAGGTGATGAAGAGGGTATACTAAAAGCATTAATATTCGACTCTTATTATGATAGTTACAAAGGTGTTGTAGCTTATGTGAGAGTGAAACAAGGAACTGTAAAGCCGGGAGATAAGGTTCTTATGATGGCCACTGGCAAAAAATTTGAAGTAAATGAAGTAGGGGTGTTTACTCCTGGACCTATGAGTGTAGATGCGTTAAAAGCTGGAGATGTTGGTTATATAACAGCAAGTATAAAAAATGTAGCGGATACCCAGGTTGGAGATACAATTACAAGTGCACAAAATCCTACTAAGGAGCCGTTACCAGGATATAAAAAAGTAGTACCTATGGTATATTGTGGGGTTTATCCAGCTGAAGGAGAAAAATATGAAAATGTAAGGGATGCATTAGAAAAATTAAAAGTAAATGATGCTGCATTAGATTTTGAACCTGAAACTTCTAATGCATTAGGATTTGGTTTTAGATGTGGATTTTTAGGACTTCTTCATATGGAGATCATCCAAGAAAGGCTAGAAAGGGAATTTGACTTAGACTTAATCACTACATCCCCAAGTGTTATTTATAGAATTACAAAAACAGATGGAGAAGTTTTGATGATTCAAAATCCAAGCAATTTACCTTCAACCCAAGAAATCGCTTTTATGGAAGAGCCACTTGTAGATGCAAACATTATGCTTCCTAATGAATATGTTGGAAATATTATGGAATTGTGTCAAGATCGAAGAGGAAGTATGAAAAATATGGAATATATAGATGAGAGAAGAGTGTCCCTTCATTATGAATTACCTTTAAATGAGGTGATTTATGATTTCTTTGATGCTTTAAAATCTAAAACAAGAGGGTATGGGTCTTTAGATTATGAATTTAAAGGGTATCAAAGGTCTAAACTTGTAAAAATGGACATATTATTAAACAAAGATGTTGTAGATGCATTTTCTATGATTGTCCATGAAAGTAAAGCTGAATCTCGCGGTAGGGTTGTTTGTGAAAAACTAAAAGAAGTCATTCCCCGTCATATGTTTGCTATTCCAATACAGGCATCTATTGGGACGAAAGTTATTGCTAGAGAGACCATTAGTGCTATGAGAAAAGATGTATTGGCTAAATGTTATGGTGGAGATATATCGAGAAAGAAAAAACTTTTAGAGAAGCAAAAAGAGGGTAAAAAACGTATGAGACAATTAGGATCAGTAGAAGTTCCTCAGGAAGCTTTTATGGCTGTGTTAAAATATGATGATAAAAAATAG
- the hemW gene encoding radical SAM family heme chaperone HemW, which yields MREIGLYIHIPFCKQKCFYCDFCSFSNREKEISEYMDALREEMKSWEEKLKGCKIKSIFIGGGTPSIIPIKEMDKILETIHSNFHINKKLEFSIESNPGTINKDNLNYYLKNNINRLSMGLQAWQNDHLKSLGRIHNKEEFLKNFLLAREIGFENINIDLMFGLPNQTLNQWEETLYNVIQLNPEHISSYSLKIEENTEFYRLYEKGILKLPSEELDRRMYHFAMDYLLDYGYKHYEISNFAKEEKECIHNKIYWNNEEYIGFGLGAHSYFNKNRFSNTMIMEKYINNIHKKLSPCEGKESISRKDEIAETMFLGLRMMRGINIKEFKERFGCTPFKIYSEEILKFKKLGLLSTDDQYIRLTRRGIDLSNQVFVSFLPD from the coding sequence ATGAGAGAAATAGGGTTGTATATTCATATACCATTTTGCAAACAAAAATGCTTCTATTGTGATTTTTGTTCCTTTAGTAATAGGGAAAAAGAAATTTCAGAATATATGGATGCTTTAAGGGAAGAAATGAAATCTTGGGAAGAAAAGTTAAAGGGATGTAAAATAAAATCTATATTCATTGGTGGAGGCACACCTTCTATTATTCCAATAAAAGAAATGGACAAAATATTAGAGACAATTCATTCAAATTTCCATATAAATAAGAAATTAGAATTTTCTATAGAGAGTAATCCTGGAACAATCAACAAAGATAATCTTAATTATTATTTAAAGAATAATATTAATAGATTGAGTATGGGGCTTCAAGCATGGCAAAATGATCATCTTAAAAGTTTAGGAAGAATACACAACAAGGAAGAATTTTTGAAAAATTTTTTATTAGCAAGAGAAATAGGATTTGAAAATATTAATATTGACTTAATGTTTGGTTTACCTAATCAAACTTTAAATCAATGGGAAGAAACTTTATATAATGTTATTCAATTGAATCCAGAACATATTTCATCCTATAGCTTGAAAATTGAAGAAAATACTGAATTTTATAGATTATATGAAAAGGGAATATTGAAATTACCTTCAGAAGAATTAGATCGAAGGATGTATCATTTTGCAATGGATTATTTATTAGATTATGGATATAAACACTATGAAATCTCTAATTTTGCAAAGGAAGAAAAAGAATGTATACACAATAAGATCTATTGGAATAATGAAGAATATATTGGATTTGGTTTAGGTGCCCATTCATATTTTAATAAAAATAGGTTTTCGAATACCATGATTATGGAAAAATATATAAATAATATTCATAAAAAATTAAGTCCTTGTGAAGGGAAAGAAAGCATTTCAAGGAAAGATGAAATTGCAGAAACTATGTTTTTAGGCTTAAGAATGATGAGAGGAATCAACATTAAGGAATTTAAGGAGCGGTTTGGATGTACACCTTTTAAAATTTATTCAGAAGAAATTTTAAAATTTAAAAAACTAGGATTGTTATCTACAGATGATCAATACATAAGATTGACAAGACGAGGGATTGATTTATCCAATCAAGTTTTTGTATCTTTTTTACCTGATTAA
- the hrcA gene encoding heat-inducible transcriptional repressor HrcA — MELGERKLRILQAIIRDFIFTAEPIGSRTLMKKYDLGISAATIRNEMADLEELGFLHQPHTSSGRIPSDKGYRLYVDSLMIMDNLAQKQKQVIKNSFVESVGELEQIITSTSRILSKMTKLTSIVLSPQFEQSKLKSVQLVPIDEKNVLLVVISQSGIVRNAILRINEGYTLDNLAIISKILNSKLKGLTIGDINFYVVKNIKMEMKKLNALIDAIIPVLLATLEDMVNVQLYLDGITNIFHLPEYHNIEKARDFMEMLDQKEHIMELLMDSKDGLDITIGKENKHEEMQSCSLITATYKVNGFIVGKIGVIGPTRMNYDHIISVVDCVTKNLTNLLNDR; from the coding sequence ATGGAACTGGGAGAAAGAAAGTTAAGGATTCTGCAGGCCATAATAAGAGATTTTATTTTTACAGCTGAACCCATAGGCTCAAGAACCCTGATGAAAAAATATGATTTAGGAATAAGTGCTGCTACTATACGAAATGAAATGGCAGATTTAGAAGAACTGGGCTTTTTACATCAACCTCATACTTCTTCAGGAAGAATTCCATCTGATAAAGGGTATCGGTTATATGTAGATAGTTTAATGATTATGGACAATTTAGCTCAAAAACAGAAACAGGTTATAAAAAATAGCTTTGTAGAATCTGTAGGAGAGTTAGAGCAGATCATTACGAGCACTTCAAGAATTTTGTCTAAGATGACAAAATTAACTTCTATTGTTTTGTCTCCACAATTTGAGCAAAGCAAGTTAAAATCAGTTCAATTGGTTCCTATTGATGAAAAAAATGTGTTGTTGGTAGTTATATCGCAATCTGGTATTGTGAGAAATGCAATTTTAAGAATCAATGAAGGTTATACATTAGATAATTTAGCAATAATTTCTAAAATATTAAATAGTAAATTAAAAGGTCTAACAATTGGAGATATCAATTTTTATGTGGTTAAAAATATAAAAATGGAAATGAAAAAGCTGAATGCACTGATTGATGCAATTATTCCTGTTTTGTTAGCAACGCTAGAAGATATGGTTAATGTACAATTATATTTAGATGGTATAACAAATATTTTTCATTTGCCAGAGTATCATAATATAGAAAAAGCAAGAGATTTTATGGAAATGTTAGACCAAAAAGAGCATATCATGGAATTGTTAATGGATAGTAAGGATGGTTTAGATATTACTATTGGGAAAGAAAATAAGCATGAAGAAATGCAAAGTTGTAGCTTGATAACAGCAACCTATAAGGTAAATGGATTTATTGTTGGAAAAATTGGGGTCATTGGACCTACAAGGATGAATTATGATCATATTATTTCTGTTGTAGATTGTGTGACAAAGAATCTAACAAATTTATTAAATGATCGCTAA